One genomic region from Mycobacterium basiliense encodes:
- a CDS encoding adenylate/guanylate cyclase domain-containing protein, giving the protein MHVHGFCQEGAQLAAGPARRGDTDNGSAALNSQQPARLLVVDDGEGVEALFRGRFRKELRRGEYELSFSKDPVQALQIVGNSPDIEVLVTNLNMPQMNGLDLLTEVAKLGRPLKTIVLTACNDLANIRAAMMRGAFDFQLTPLDLEDLRVTISKAVTIVRELQAGEAAHQRALELADQNRRVENIFGRYVSEEVKTHLLACPEGHQNSERRTLTMLMADIRGFTRLSEILSPERALQVLNAYLERATDVVLRWNGTINEILGDGLLVFFGVPNSDGEAAEHAVAAALELQLAMDELNVSHRERGLPELGIGIGVHTGEAVVGTIGSPRRQKYTAIGKNVNLVARIESNTVGGQVLVSQSTHREICHISQTSGTFKVRVKGLTEPIDVYDIRGLGGKYDLHLPIVNRSVTHLAVPRPIGIAVIKNKIIGAVHPAEVTGTGEEAVQIRTDTEISPFSDLVLDVSGAQVFAKAIECSFRDGVYDVVAVYTSVADDVRRALAPKAS; this is encoded by the coding sequence ATGCACGTGCACGGTTTTTGCCAAGAAGGCGCCCAGCTGGCCGCAGGGCCGGCGCGCCGCGGGGATACGGACAACGGGTCGGCAGCTCTCAATAGCCAGCAGCCTGCGCGACTTCTGGTGGTTGACGACGGAGAGGGGGTCGAAGCGCTGTTCAGGGGCCGTTTTCGCAAGGAGCTGCGGCGCGGGGAGTATGAATTGAGCTTCTCGAAGGACCCGGTCCAGGCGCTGCAAATCGTCGGTAATAGCCCCGATATCGAGGTTCTTGTCACCAACCTCAACATGCCGCAAATGAACGGCCTCGACTTACTCACGGAGGTCGCCAAGCTCGGACGCCCGCTGAAAACGATCGTGCTTACCGCCTGCAACGACCTAGCGAACATACGAGCGGCAATGATGCGCGGCGCCTTTGACTTTCAGCTGACACCGCTTGATCTCGAGGATCTGCGAGTCACGATCTCCAAGGCCGTCACCATCGTGCGGGAACTACAAGCGGGCGAGGCAGCCCACCAGCGTGCCTTGGAGTTGGCGGACCAAAATCGCCGGGTAGAAAATATCTTCGGCCGCTATGTGAGCGAAGAGGTGAAGACGCATCTGCTGGCATGTCCCGAAGGGCACCAGAACAGTGAACGGCGCACGCTCACAATGCTGATGGCCGACATCCGCGGCTTTACTCGATTGTCGGAGATCCTTTCACCGGAGCGAGCGCTGCAGGTGCTCAACGCCTACCTCGAGCGCGCGACCGATGTCGTCCTCCGTTGGAACGGAACGATAAACGAAATCCTCGGTGACGGCCTATTGGTTTTCTTCGGCGTACCCAACAGCGATGGCGAAGCCGCGGAGCATGCGGTCGCGGCCGCCCTCGAGTTGCAGCTGGCCATGGATGAACTCAACGTCAGCCACCGCGAACGTGGACTGCCCGAACTGGGGATCGGCATCGGTGTGCATACCGGCGAGGCGGTGGTCGGCACCATTGGTTCACCGCGGCGGCAAAAGTACACGGCGATCGGCAAGAACGTAAATCTGGTTGCCCGGATCGAGTCAAATACCGTCGGGGGACAGGTGCTGGTCTCGCAGTCGACACATCGCGAGATCTGCCACATCTCACAGACATCGGGGACCTTCAAGGTGCGCGTCAAAGGACTCACCGAGCCTATCGACGTCTATGACATCCGAGGCTTGGGCGGCAAATACGACCTCCACCTCCCCATCGTCAACCGGTCGGTGACACACCTTGCCGTGCCCAGGCCGATTGGCATCGCGGTCATCAAGAACAAGATCATCGGCGCCGTGCATCCGGCGGAAGTGACCGGCACCGGCGAGGAGGCCGTCCAGATTCGCACCGACACGGAGATCTCGCCGTTCAGCGATCTCGTCTTGGACGTCTCGGGTGCGCAAGTGTTCGCGAAGGCCATCGAGTGTAGTTTCCGGGACGGTGTTTACGACGTGGTTGCGGTGTATACCTCGGTTGCCGACGACGTGCGGCGCGCGCTGGCCCCGAAGGCGAGCTAG
- a CDS encoding TetR/AcrR family transcriptional regulator yields MASPGTGVSADPVAGVRRRPKDRKAQIARAAAEAFSAQGYHAVSMENIAAKVGVSAPALYRHYSGKYDLFRGAVLDLGQQLVDCTQVKTEAEEANDPSAMLDRLVTALVDTTLDNRVSGGLYRWQARYLRAEDQAVLAAQLKLVNRRIQEPLKVIRPSLRPVQRWMLSAGVLSVIGSIVDHPGRLPADVIRALLGQAAAAILAADLPEPGNVAPRRASWRIFAEDAGVYETLLHASMALFKDRGYAETSMAQIASAAGVPVSGIYRYFSGKCEILATGLRRAADRVSGQLSPILSTLTEPRQALTLLIDAYVATSFANPELAAVYFTERVNLTPADQMLLRNVQLSTIDSWVRLLTSVRPSLTPMQARYLVQAAMALVVDLGRMVRLNDSAESDYVQACVRQLMELTLFGSPTGAVPRRPRERGRRPSSNPNRVSRR; encoded by the coding sequence ATCGCTAGCCCGGGGACCGGCGTTTCTGCTGATCCGGTAGCCGGCGTCCGGCGGCGGCCCAAGGACCGCAAAGCCCAAATTGCCCGCGCGGCCGCCGAGGCGTTCAGCGCGCAGGGCTATCACGCGGTCAGCATGGAAAACATCGCGGCGAAAGTGGGGGTCTCGGCGCCCGCGTTGTACCGCCACTACAGCGGCAAATATGACCTCTTCCGCGGTGCGGTCTTGGATCTGGGGCAGCAATTGGTCGACTGCACGCAAGTAAAGACGGAAGCGGAGGAGGCCAACGATCCGTCGGCGATGCTGGATCGGCTGGTTACCGCACTCGTTGACACAACCCTGGACAACCGGGTATCCGGCGGCCTGTACCGCTGGCAGGCTCGCTATCTCCGGGCCGAAGACCAGGCGGTGCTGGCCGCTCAATTGAAATTGGTGAATCGGCGAATTCAAGAGCCGCTCAAGGTGATTCGGCCGTCGCTGCGACCCGTTCAGCGGTGGATGCTGTCGGCGGGGGTGCTCAGCGTTATCGGCAGCATCGTCGACCACCCCGGGCGGCTGCCGGCCGATGTGATTCGTGCGCTGCTGGGTCAGGCGGCCGCGGCGATCCTTGCTGCGGACCTTCCCGAGCCGGGAAATGTCGCCCCGCGGCGGGCATCGTGGCGCATCTTCGCCGAAGATGCCGGCGTCTACGAAACCTTGCTGCACGCGTCGATGGCATTGTTCAAAGACCGTGGTTATGCCGAAACCAGCATGGCGCAGATCGCCTCGGCCGCTGGTGTACCGGTTTCGGGAATCTACCGGTACTTCTCCGGCAAGTGCGAGATCCTGGCGACCGGATTGCGGCGGGCGGCCGACCGCGTCTCCGGACAGCTTTCGCCGATCCTTAGTACCCTCACCGAGCCCCGCCAGGCATTGACACTGCTGATCGACGCCTACGTGGCAACTTCGTTCGCCAATCCTGAACTAGCGGCGGTCTATTTCACCGAACGGGTCAATCTGACGCCCGCTGACCAAATGTTGCTGCGCAACGTGCAGTTGTCGACGATCGATTCGTGGGTGCGGCTGCTGACCTCGGTGCGCCCGTCGCTGACCCCGATGCAAGCGCGGTACCTGGTGCAGGCCGCCATGGCGCTGGTCGTCGATCTGGGCCGGATGGTGCGGCTGAACGACTCGGCGGAGTCGGATTACGTGCAGGCGTGCGTGCGACAGCTCATGGAACTCACGCTGTTTGGTTCCCCAACAGGCGCAGTGCCGCGTCGACCGCGAGAGCGGGGACGTCGACCGTCTTCGAACCCAAATCGTGTCTCGCGCCGCTAA
- a CDS encoding alpha/beta hydrolase family protein has product MNLDQIAGVAHRPDGAPAGVAVLTHGAGGSKESPLLQRICDEWARRGWLAVRYNLPYRRRRPKGPPSGSAASDQAGIVEALELCRGLVDGPLIAGGHSYGGRLTSMAVAAHQVPVRVLTLFSYPVHPPGKPERTRTQHLPDITAPTVFTHGTSDPFGTLAEVHAAAALLAAPTEIVEISGARHDLGSKTVDVPALAVDAALRLLGNQTA; this is encoded by the coding sequence GTGAACCTCGATCAGATTGCGGGGGTCGCGCACCGGCCCGATGGTGCCCCCGCCGGAGTGGCGGTACTGACCCATGGCGCGGGTGGTAGCAAGGAATCCCCACTACTGCAACGTATTTGTGACGAATGGGCGCGGCGCGGCTGGCTGGCGGTCCGATACAACCTGCCCTACCGCCGGCGTCGCCCCAAAGGCCCACCATCTGGCTCGGCGGCAAGTGACCAAGCAGGCATTGTCGAGGCGCTCGAGTTGTGCCGCGGGCTTGTTGACGGTCCGTTGATCGCGGGCGGACACTCCTACGGTGGCCGGTTGACCTCCATGGCGGTGGCCGCCCACCAGGTTCCGGTACGCGTCCTGACCTTGTTCTCCTATCCGGTCCATCCACCGGGTAAGCCAGAACGCACCCGCACCCAGCATCTACCGGACATCACGGCGCCTACGGTGTTCACTCATGGAACGTCCGATCCGTTCGGCACGCTCGCAGAGGTGCACGCTGCCGCGGCGCTGCTGGCCGCACCGACCGAGATCGTCGAGATTAGCGGCGCGAGACACGATTTGGGTTCGAAGACGGTCGACGTCCCCGCTCTCGCGGTCGACGCGGCACTGCGCCTGTTGGGGAACCAAACAGCGTGA
- the thiD gene encoding bifunctional hydroxymethylpyrimidine kinase/phosphomethylpyrimidine kinase, whose product MNRLPLPPPGSTPRRVLTIAGSDSGGGAGVQADMRTMTMLGAHACVAITAVTVQNTLGVKSFHVVPDEVVAGQMEAVVSDIGIQAAKTGMLASSAIVSTVAATWRRLELTVPLVVDPVCASMHGDPLLAPSALDSLRDQLFPLATVVTPNLDEVRLLVDIAVVDSESQRAAAKALHALGPRWVLVKGGHLRSSEHSCDLLFDGSDFHEFDAPRMPTGNDHGGGDTLAAAVACALAHGFSVPDAVGFGKQWVTECLRAAYPLGRGHGPVSPLFRLS is encoded by the coding sequence GTGAACCGGCTGCCGCTGCCACCTCCGGGAAGCACACCTCGGCGGGTGCTCACGATCGCCGGGTCGGACTCGGGAGGTGGTGCGGGCGTTCAAGCGGACATGCGCACCATGACGATGCTGGGCGCCCATGCCTGCGTTGCGATCACCGCCGTCACAGTGCAGAACACGTTGGGCGTCAAAAGTTTTCATGTGGTACCCGACGAGGTCGTAGCCGGTCAGATGGAAGCCGTAGTTTCCGATATCGGTATTCAGGCCGCCAAGACCGGGATGCTGGCGTCGTCGGCGATCGTTTCCACCGTGGCGGCAACCTGGCGGCGACTTGAATTGACCGTGCCCCTTGTGGTCGATCCGGTGTGCGCGTCCATGCACGGCGACCCGCTATTGGCACCATCGGCCCTGGATTCGCTTCGCGACCAACTGTTCCCGTTGGCCACAGTGGTCACACCCAACCTCGACGAGGTGCGTCTGCTCGTCGACATTGCGGTGGTAGACAGCGAATCTCAGCGTGCGGCCGCGAAGGCCTTGCACGCGTTGGGTCCCCGGTGGGTGCTGGTCAAGGGCGGACACCTGCGATCTTCAGAGCACAGCTGCGATCTGCTCTTCGACGGCTCGGACTTCCACGAGTTCGACGCCCCGAGGATGCCCACCGGCAACGATCACGGTGGCGGCGACACCTTGGCCGCCGCGGTCGCCTGCGCCCTGGCGCACGGGTTCAGCGTGCCGGACGCGGTCGGATTCGGAAAACAATGGGTCACCGAATGTCTACGCGCCGCATATCCGCTGGGTCGTGGCCACGGCCCGGTCTCGCCCCTGTTTAGGTTGTCGTGA
- the thiC gene encoding phosphomethylpyrimidine synthase ThiC translates to MTVTIEPSVTTGPIAGSSKIYRPVDGFPGAHVPFRRVHLSTGDHFDLYDTSGPYTDPDAVIDLKSGLTPRPGVVSDRGTQLQRARAGEITAEMAFIAAREGMPAELVRDEVALGRAVIPANHNHPESEPMIIGKAFAVKVNANLGNSAVTSSIAEEVDKMVWATRWGADTIMDLSTGNNIHETREWILRNSPVPVGTVPIYQALEKVKGDPTLLTWELYRDTVIEQCEQGVDYMTVHAGVLLRYVPLTAKRVTGIVSRGGSIMAAWCLAHHQESFLYTNFDELCEILARYDVTFSLGDGLRPGSIADANDAAQFAELRTLGELTKIAKAHGAQVMIEGPGHVPMHKIVENVRLEEELCEEAPFYTLGPLATDIAPAYDHITSAIGAAIIAQAGTAMLCYVTPKEHLGLPDRKDVKDGVIAYKIAAHAADLAKGHPRAQQRDDALSTARFEFRWNDQFALSLDPDTAREFHDETLPAEPAKSAHFCSMCGPKFCSMRITQDVRDYAAQHGLDSEEAIEAAMQEKSREFAEQGNRVYLPITQ, encoded by the coding sequence ATGACCGTCACTATCGAACCTTCCGTCACCACCGGGCCTATCGCGGGTAGCAGCAAGATCTACCGACCCGTCGACGGATTCCCCGGTGCACACGTCCCGTTCCGGCGGGTACACCTATCCACCGGAGACCACTTCGACCTCTACGACACCTCCGGGCCTTACACCGACCCGGACGCGGTGATCGACCTCAAATCCGGCCTCACACCGCGGCCCGGGGTGGTCAGTGACCGCGGCACCCAGCTGCAGCGCGCCCGGGCCGGCGAGATCACCGCGGAGATGGCATTCATCGCCGCCCGGGAAGGCATGCCCGCCGAGTTGGTGCGCGACGAGGTGGCCCTGGGCCGGGCCGTGATCCCGGCCAACCACAACCACCCCGAGAGCGAGCCGATGATCATCGGCAAGGCGTTTGCGGTCAAGGTCAACGCCAACCTGGGCAATTCGGCGGTGACATCGTCGATCGCCGAGGAGGTCGACAAGATGGTGTGGGCTACCCGCTGGGGCGCAGACACCATCATGGACCTGTCCACCGGCAACAACATCCACGAAACCCGCGAATGGATCCTGCGCAATTCGCCGGTTCCGGTCGGCACCGTCCCGATCTACCAGGCGCTGGAGAAGGTCAAGGGCGATCCGACGCTGTTGACCTGGGAGCTCTACCGCGACACCGTGATCGAACAGTGCGAGCAGGGCGTGGACTACATGACCGTGCACGCCGGGGTGCTGCTGCGGTACGTGCCGTTGACCGCAAAGCGGGTCACCGGCATCGTCAGCCGAGGCGGGTCGATCATGGCGGCCTGGTGTCTAGCGCACCATCAGGAATCGTTCTTGTACACCAACTTTGACGAACTCTGCGAGATCCTGGCGCGCTACGACGTCACCTTCTCCCTGGGCGACGGTCTGCGGCCGGGATCGATCGCCGATGCCAACGATGCCGCGCAGTTCGCCGAGCTGCGGACCCTGGGCGAGCTGACCAAGATCGCCAAAGCCCATGGCGCACAAGTCATGATCGAAGGACCGGGGCACGTTCCGATGCACAAAATCGTCGAGAACGTGCGACTGGAGGAGGAACTGTGCGAGGAAGCACCGTTCTATACGCTGGGCCCGCTGGCCACCGACATCGCGCCGGCTTATGACCACATCACCTCCGCGATCGGGGCTGCCATCATCGCCCAGGCCGGTACCGCCATGCTGTGTTACGTCACCCCGAAGGAACACCTCGGGCTACCCGATCGCAAAGATGTCAAGGACGGGGTGATCGCCTACAAGATCGCTGCGCACGCAGCCGACTTGGCCAAAGGCCATCCGCGCGCCCAACAACGAGATGACGCATTGTCGACGGCTCGCTTCGAATTCCGCTGGAACGATCAGTTTGCCTTGTCGTTGGATCCCGACACCGCCCGGGAATTCCATGACGAGACGTTGCCCGCCGAACCGGCCAAAAGCGCCCACTTCTGCTCGATGTGCGGACCAAAGTTCTGCTCGATGCGTATCACTCAGGATGTCCGCGACTACGCGGCGCAGCACGGGCTCGATAGCGAGGAAGCCATCGAAGCAGCGATGCAGGAAAAGTCGCGCGAGTTCGCCGAGCAGGGCAACCGGGTGTACCTGCCGATCACGCAGTGA